One segment of Carya illinoinensis cultivar Pawnee chromosome 1, C.illinoinensisPawnee_v1, whole genome shotgun sequence DNA contains the following:
- the LOC122308540 gene encoding cyclin-D4-2-like isoform X1, with protein sequence MAESFDCVTSNLLCSENSNTCFDGFDCNATNGIGISPSRNKQNNQTHNQDPIFDIIRSESLVGFPLQSEERVREMVEREREHLPRDDYLKRLRSGDLDLSIRREALDWIWKAHAHYSFGPLSVCLSMNYLDRFLSIYELPRGKSWAVQLLAVACLSLAAKIEETRVPQSVDLQVGEPKVVFEANTIKRMELLVLSTLGWRMQAFTPFSFIDYFLSKTNIVQHQLTLSLSRSVQIILSTVKGIDFLEFRPSEVAAAVAISVSKQMQAVDIDRAMTCFVYVEKGRVLKCLELMKDLSLIHGSANVANASASSVPQSPIGVLDAACLSYKSDELTVGSCANSSHNSPPDARGSNQAKASEVEFKS encoded by the exons ATGGCGGAAAGTTTTGACTGTGTCACCTCAAACCTTCTATGTTCAGAGAACAGTAATACTTGTTTTGATGGCTTTGATTGCAATGCCACTAATGGGATTGGGATTTCCCCCTCTCGGAACaagcaaaacaatcaaacacacaATCAAGACCCGATTTTTGATATAATTAGATCCGAATCCTTGGTGGGTTTTCCACTGCAAAGCGAAGAGAGGGTCAGAGAAATggttgagagggagagagagcatTTGCCCAGGGATGATTACCTCAAGAGATTGCGCAGTGGGGATTTAGACTTGAGTATTAGGAGAGAGGCCCTTGATTGGATTTGGAAG GCTCATGCCCACTACAGTTTTGGACCACTAAGTGTTTGTCTGTCAATGAACTACTTGGATCGCTTcctatcaatttatgaattgCCA AGAGGTAAAAGTTGGGCTGTGCAATTGTTAGCTGTAGCTTGTTTATCACTAGCAGCCAAAATAGAGGAGACTAGAGTGCCTCAGTCGGTAGATTTACAG GTGGGAGAACCAAAGGTTGTGTTTGAAGCTAATACAATAAAAAGAATGGAGCTTCTGGTGCTGAGCACACTGGGTTGGAGAATGCAAGCTTTTACCCCTTTCTCTTTCATTGACTACTTCCTCAGCAAGACCAACATTGTTCAGCATCAATTAACATTGTCCCTCTCTAGATCTGTACAGATAATATTAAGTACGGTCAAAG GTATTGACTTCTTGGAATTCAGGCCTTCTGAAGTTGCTGCAGCAGTGGCTATTTCTGTTTCAAAGCAAATGCAGGCAGTGGACATTGACAGGGCCATGACTTGTTTCGTATATGTGGAaaag GGAAGAGTGTTGAAGTGTCTTGAACTGATGAAAGATCTGTCATTGATTCATGGGTCAGCTAATGTGGCAAATGCCTCAGCTTCATCTGTGCCCCAAAGTCCCATTGGGGTTTTAGATGCTGCATGCTTGAGCTATAAAAGTGATGAATTAACAGTTGGTTCATGTGCAAATTCTTCACACAATAGTCCTCCAGATGCAAGGGGAAGTAACCAGGCAAAAGCATCTGAAGTGGAGTTCAAGTCATGA
- the LOC122308540 gene encoding cyclin-D2-1-like isoform X2, giving the protein MAESFDCVTSNLLCSENSNTCFDGFDCNATNGIGISPSRNKQNNQTHNQDPIFDIIRSESLVGFPLQSEERVREMVEREREHLPRDDYLKRLRSGDLDLSIRREALDWIWKAHAHYSFGPLSVCLSMNYLDRFLSIYELPRGKSWAVQLLAVACLSLAAKIEETRVPQSVDLQVGEPKVVFEANTIKRMELLVLSTLGWRMQAFTPFSFIDYFLSKTNIVQHQLTLSLSRSVQIILSIDFLEFRPSEVAAAVAISVSKQMQAVDIDRAMTCFVYVEKGRVLKCLELMKDLSLIHGSANVANASASSVPQSPIGVLDAACLSYKSDELTVGSCANSSHNSPPDARGSNQAKASEVEFKS; this is encoded by the exons ATGGCGGAAAGTTTTGACTGTGTCACCTCAAACCTTCTATGTTCAGAGAACAGTAATACTTGTTTTGATGGCTTTGATTGCAATGCCACTAATGGGATTGGGATTTCCCCCTCTCGGAACaagcaaaacaatcaaacacacaATCAAGACCCGATTTTTGATATAATTAGATCCGAATCCTTGGTGGGTTTTCCACTGCAAAGCGAAGAGAGGGTCAGAGAAATggttgagagggagagagagcatTTGCCCAGGGATGATTACCTCAAGAGATTGCGCAGTGGGGATTTAGACTTGAGTATTAGGAGAGAGGCCCTTGATTGGATTTGGAAG GCTCATGCCCACTACAGTTTTGGACCACTAAGTGTTTGTCTGTCAATGAACTACTTGGATCGCTTcctatcaatttatgaattgCCA AGAGGTAAAAGTTGGGCTGTGCAATTGTTAGCTGTAGCTTGTTTATCACTAGCAGCCAAAATAGAGGAGACTAGAGTGCCTCAGTCGGTAGATTTACAG GTGGGAGAACCAAAGGTTGTGTTTGAAGCTAATACAATAAAAAGAATGGAGCTTCTGGTGCTGAGCACACTGGGTTGGAGAATGCAAGCTTTTACCCCTTTCTCTTTCATTGACTACTTCCTCAGCAAGACCAACATTGTTCAGCATCAATTAACATTGTCCCTCTCTAGATCTGTACAGATAATATTAA GTATTGACTTCTTGGAATTCAGGCCTTCTGAAGTTGCTGCAGCAGTGGCTATTTCTGTTTCAAAGCAAATGCAGGCAGTGGACATTGACAGGGCCATGACTTGTTTCGTATATGTGGAaaag GGAAGAGTGTTGAAGTGTCTTGAACTGATGAAAGATCTGTCATTGATTCATGGGTCAGCTAATGTGGCAAATGCCTCAGCTTCATCTGTGCCCCAAAGTCCCATTGGGGTTTTAGATGCTGCATGCTTGAGCTATAAAAGTGATGAATTAACAGTTGGTTCATGTGCAAATTCTTCACACAATAGTCCTCCAGATGCAAGGGGAAGTAACCAGGCAAAAGCATCTGAAGTGGAGTTCAAGTCATGA
- the LOC122308566 gene encoding ATP-dependent 6-phosphofructokinase 5, chloroplastic-like isoform X1 produces MGTISHAITPKVTLPRSDSHRSYGLQHLNSRFCRLKSSRVAKKLRASAETTKRSPAVDFNDPNWKYKFQKDFERRFNIPHLTDIFDDAVPIPSTFCLKMRTPISEEFAAGYPSDEEWHGYINNNDRVLLKVINYSSPTSAGAECIDPDCTWVEQWVHRAGPREKIYFRPEEVKAAIVTCGGLCPGLNDVIRQIVITLEIYGVKKIVGIPFGYRGFSDKELTEMPLSRKVVQNVHLSGGSLLGVSRGGPDVSEIVDRMEERGISMLFVLGGNGTHAGAEAIHNECRKRQMRVAVVGVPKTIDNDILLMDKTFGFDTAVEEAQRAINSAYIEAHSAYHGVGIVKLMGRSSGYIAMHASLASGQIDICLIPEVRFNLHGPHGVLQHLKYLIETKGSAVVCVAEGAGQDFLQKTNAKDASGNIVLGDIGVHIQQETKKHFKEIGVPVDVKYIDPTYMIRACRANASDGILCTVLGQNAVHGAFAGYSGITVGICNTHYVYLPIPEVISHPRLVDPNSRMWHRCLTSTGQPDFI; encoded by the exons ATGGGCACTATCTCGCATGCGATCACCCCCAAAGTCACTCTCCCGCGCAGCGATTCTCACCGCTCTTATGGGCTTCAGCACTTGAATTCTCGTTTCTGCCGACTGAAGTCGAGCAGAGTGGCCAAGAAGCTGCGCGCGTCTGCGGAGACCACGAAGCGGAGCCCCGCCGTCGATTTCAATGATCCTAATTGGAAGTACAAGTTCCAGAAGGACTTCGAGAGGCGCTTCAACATCCCTCACCTTACCGACATTTTTGACGATGCCGTTCCTATTCCCTCTACTTTTTGCCTCAAAATGAG GACACCAATATCAGAAGAATTTGCGGCAGGTTACCCATCCGACGAGGAGTGGCATGGTTACATAAATAATAACGACAGGGTGCTTCTTAAG GTCATTAACTACTCGTCACCTACATCTGCTGGTGCTGAGTGCATTGATCCTGATTGTACATGGGTAGAACAATG GGTTCATCGTGCTGGGCCACGGGAGAAAATATACTTCAGACCAGAAGAAGTGAAAGCAGCAATTGTAACTTGTGGAGGACTCTGCCCTGGTCTCAATGACGTTATCAGACAG ATTGTCATCACGCTTGAAATATATGGTGTGAAAAAGATTGTGGGTATTCCCTTTGGTTATCGTGGATTTTCTGACAAAGAACTAACTGAAATGCCG CTGTCTAGAAAAGTGGTTCAGAATGTCCACCTTTCCGGAGGAAGCTTGTTAGGAGTTTCACGCGGGGGACCTGACGTTAGTGAAATTGTGGACCGTATGGAG GAAAGAGGAATCAGCATGCTCTTTGTGTTGGGTGGGAATGGCACACATGCTGGGGCTGAGGCAATACACAATGAG TGCCGTAAAAGACAGATGAGGGTGGCTGTAGTTGGCGTGCCAAAAACTATAGACAACGATATTTTGCTGATGGACAAAACTTTTGGTTTTGATACTGCTGTTGAAGAAGCACAAAGAGCAATAAACTCTGCATACATAGAG GCGCACAGTGCTTATCATGGTGTAGGCATTGTGAAATTGATGGGTCGTAGCAGTGGATATATAGCTATGCATGCATCCTTAGCTAGTGGACAAATTGACATATGCTTGATCCCTGAG GTACGTTTTAATTTGCATGGGCCTCATGGCGTTCTACAACATCTGAAATACCTGATTGAGACAAAGGGCTCAGCTGTTGTATGTGTTGCAGAGGGAGCAGGGCAG GATTTTCTTCAGAAAACTAACGCTAAAGATGCATCTGGAAACATTGTACTTGGAGATATCGGTGTACACATTCAACAAGAG acaaaaaaacattttaaggAGATTGGGGTTCCAGTTGATGTGAAGTATATTGATCCCACGTACATGATCCGTGCTTGCCGTGCAAATGCATCAGATGGAATTCTATGCACTGTACTAGGACAAAACGCT GTTCATGGTGCATTTGCTGGATATAGCGGCATTACAGTAGGCATATGCAACACTCACTATGTCTACCTCCCAATTCCTGAAGTCATTTCTCATCCCAGGCTGGTGGACCCCAACAGTAGAATGTGGCATCGTTGCTTGACTTCTACAGGCCAGCCTGACTTTATCTGA
- the LOC122308566 gene encoding ATP-dependent 6-phosphofructokinase 5, chloroplastic-like isoform X2 — protein MGTISHAITPKVTLPRSDSHRSYGLQHLNSRFCRLKSSRVAKKLRASAETTKRSPAVDFNDPNWKYKFQKDFERRFNIPHLTDIFDDAVPIPSTFCLKMRTPISEEFAAGYPSDEEWHGYINNNDRVLLKVINYSSPTSAGAECIDPDCTWVEQWVHRAGPREKIYFRPEEVKAAIVTCGGLCPGLNDVIRQIVITLEIYGVKKIVGIPFGYRGFSDKELTEMPLSRKVVQNVHLSGGSLLGVSRGGPDVSEIVDRMEERGISMLFVLGGNGTHAGAEAIHNECRKRQMRVAVVGVPKTIDNDILLMDKTFGFDTAVEEAQRAINSAYIEAHSAYHGVGIVKLMGRSSGYIAMHASLASGQIDICLIPEVRFNLHGPHGVLQHLKYLIETKGSAVVCVAEGAGQVSYTRTLQFILQRTLQFILPLEV, from the exons ATGGGCACTATCTCGCATGCGATCACCCCCAAAGTCACTCTCCCGCGCAGCGATTCTCACCGCTCTTATGGGCTTCAGCACTTGAATTCTCGTTTCTGCCGACTGAAGTCGAGCAGAGTGGCCAAGAAGCTGCGCGCGTCTGCGGAGACCACGAAGCGGAGCCCCGCCGTCGATTTCAATGATCCTAATTGGAAGTACAAGTTCCAGAAGGACTTCGAGAGGCGCTTCAACATCCCTCACCTTACCGACATTTTTGACGATGCCGTTCCTATTCCCTCTACTTTTTGCCTCAAAATGAG GACACCAATATCAGAAGAATTTGCGGCAGGTTACCCATCCGACGAGGAGTGGCATGGTTACATAAATAATAACGACAGGGTGCTTCTTAAG GTCATTAACTACTCGTCACCTACATCTGCTGGTGCTGAGTGCATTGATCCTGATTGTACATGGGTAGAACAATG GGTTCATCGTGCTGGGCCACGGGAGAAAATATACTTCAGACCAGAAGAAGTGAAAGCAGCAATTGTAACTTGTGGAGGACTCTGCCCTGGTCTCAATGACGTTATCAGACAG ATTGTCATCACGCTTGAAATATATGGTGTGAAAAAGATTGTGGGTATTCCCTTTGGTTATCGTGGATTTTCTGACAAAGAACTAACTGAAATGCCG CTGTCTAGAAAAGTGGTTCAGAATGTCCACCTTTCCGGAGGAAGCTTGTTAGGAGTTTCACGCGGGGGACCTGACGTTAGTGAAATTGTGGACCGTATGGAG GAAAGAGGAATCAGCATGCTCTTTGTGTTGGGTGGGAATGGCACACATGCTGGGGCTGAGGCAATACACAATGAG TGCCGTAAAAGACAGATGAGGGTGGCTGTAGTTGGCGTGCCAAAAACTATAGACAACGATATTTTGCTGATGGACAAAACTTTTGGTTTTGATACTGCTGTTGAAGAAGCACAAAGAGCAATAAACTCTGCATACATAGAG GCGCACAGTGCTTATCATGGTGTAGGCATTGTGAAATTGATGGGTCGTAGCAGTGGATATATAGCTATGCATGCATCCTTAGCTAGTGGACAAATTGACATATGCTTGATCCCTGAG GTACGTTTTAATTTGCATGGGCCTCATGGCGTTCTACAACATCTGAAATACCTGATTGAGACAAAGGGCTCAGCTGTTGTATGTGTTGCAGAGGGAGCAGGGCAGGTCAGTTACACAAGGACTTTACAGTTTATACTTCAGAGGACTTTACAGTTTATACTTCCGCTTGAAGTTTGA